Proteins encoded in a region of the Synechococcus sp. BIOS-U3-1 genome:
- a CDS encoding class IIb bacteriocin, lactobin A/cerein 7B family: MTSFNTDYNNAELLDQELNFDQLQEINGGVIPFVAGAIVLGKAVATGIATFAGYKAAEKTYQAIEKAVENKAVA, encoded by the coding sequence ATGACTTCTTTCAACACGGACTACAACAACGCTGAACTGCTCGATCAAGAGCTGAACTTCGATCAACTGCAAGAAATCAATGGGGGTGTAATTCCATTCGTAGCTGGGGCAATCGTATTAGGCAAGGCTGTCGCTACAGGTATTGCAACCTTCGCTGGTTATAAAGCTGCTGAAAAAACTTATCAAGCCATTGAAAAAGCGGTTGAAAACAAAGCAGTC
- a CDS encoding Nif11-like leader peptide family natural product precursor: protein MSLEQLKALMEKVKGDSKRQGKLKTAKSLEDVVTIAKEHGHEFTADKFSQLSEEEPEGSSGRTLNLFN from the coding sequence ATGTCCCTAGAACAGCTCAAGGCCTTGATGGAAAAAGTGAAAGGTGATTCCAAACGTCAAGGCAAACTAAAGACAGCAAAGTCACTTGAAGATGTTGTGACTATCGCAAAAGAGCACGGCCACGAATTCACTGCTGATAAGTTCAGTCAGCTCAGCGAAGAGGAGCCTGAAGGGAGTTCGGGCCGCACGCTAAATTTATTTAATTGA